A window from Candidatus Cloacimonadota bacterium encodes these proteins:
- a CDS encoding GxxExxY protein — translation MIYEKALSDGVIGCAITVHKEIGEGCLEKVYEKALCVEFDYQGIKYRTQVPLPVIYRGQIVGDYIADLIVEGKILLELKACSSIVPVHEAQLINYLKLSGLKVGYILNFGYPGALKFKRLVR, via the coding sequence ATGATATATGAGAAAGCGCTTAGTGATGGTGTGATTGGGTGTGCTATCACAGTTCATAAGGAGATCGGAGAAGGATGCCTGGAAAAGGTATACGAAAAGGCATTGTGTGTTGAGTTTGATTATCAGGGAATAAAGTATAGAACTCAAGTGCCACTTCCTGTGATCTACCGAGGTCAGATTGTTGGTGATTATATTGCTGATTTGATTGTTGAGGGAAAGATACTGCTGGAACTCAAGGCATGCAGTAGTATTGTTCCCGTGCATGAAGCTCAATTGATAAACTATCTGAAGTTAAGTGGTCTTAAAGTTGGTTACATACTAAATTTTGGCTATCCTGGAGCACTCAAATTCAAAAGGCTG